CCACTGACTTCGCGGGCAAAGGCTTCCTGTCCACCTCCAGAGTACACAGCAAAGACAGCATTGTTCTTGATGTCCAGAATGTCCGTGAAATCCAGGGGGTCACGGCTGGCCACAGCAAAGACCTTCCCCACACCAATGTCATCATCGGTTTCAAGGGTGTAGCTGTCCCCTTCACTGGGCAGGGTCACAGTCTGACCGCCTTCAACGAAGTTGTCACTGGCGTACTCGTTGGGGAAGATCTGGGTGACTTCACCGGCGACATCCACACTGAAGACATACAGGTAACTGTCTTCATTTACGCTGGCTTTGATGGTCACACGCTCGCCGGGAGTGTAAGTGGCATACCCAGAGTTGTCAGCAGCTTTGTTCAGCCAGACTTTGGCGTTGAGAGAAGTCTGGATGGGATTCACGATGATGCGTTGAGGGCTGATCTGGGGTGCTGCAAAAGCCACAGGGGCAAGGGTTCCGAAAAGCAGAAGTCCTGTCAGGATGTTTTTCATGTGTTTCATTGCTAAACCTTCCTTTTGACCGCCCCCACAGGCTGATGGAGGGCTGATCGTGGGCTGAAGATGCTGTTATCTTCCACCCTGCTCATGTGGCAACCATCATAATTTCGGGCTGAAATCTTTATCCGGGGTTTATTTTTTGCGGTTAAGGTAAACTTCATGAAGCGATCTTCAGAAAGACATCCGGGTTGATCAGATTCAACTTGTTTTTCGATCTTCAAAACCCACAAACAACAGGGCAATGCCTTCACATCTGCCATGCTTGATACAAATCATTCGATGTCTTTGCAAAAAAGAAATGTTGTAAAAAACAGAGGCCCTCTTTAAACACCTGTTCCGCAACAATTCTCTGGTACGGAACAGGTGCAGGGCCTTTTAAAGGTCTATGTGGATGTCTGG
This sequence is a window from Deinococcus cellulosilyticus NBRC 106333 = KACC 11606. Protein-coding genes within it:
- a CDS encoding PEGA domain-containing protein, which produces MKHMKNILTGLLLFGTLAPVAFAAPQISPQRIIVNPIQTSLNAKVWLNKAADNSGYATYTPGERVTIKASVNEDSYLYVFSVDVAGEVTQIFPNEYASDNFVEGGQTVTLPSEGDSYTLETDDDIGVGKVFAVASRDPLDFTDILDIKNNAVFAVYSGGGQEAFAREVSGILNSIPDNDWTSDVVLYRTRQVQTQSGELKVSTNVNNAKVYLDGRLIGDAGVTLANLAPGTYQLKVVANGYVTYSTPITIKQDKLVNLTVNLRQTPTTKANLNLVLNVKNAKVYMNGQYLGKTTTGKFTTSLTKNKPYKISVVATGYTNFALNVTLNTSKTVYINLKRR